In Halorussus limi, a genomic segment contains:
- a CDS encoding DUF373 family protein — MSTLVVCVDRDDDIGTKTGLDTPVSGWEAVRSLVTEVGLADPEDASVNCLLESLRVARDLRDGDEEVSVAVISGAAETMVGRDRAVAEQMDSLIAEYDPDSAVVVIDSAQDERLVPIIESRVRVDAVDRVVVRQARDIESTYYLLKQFLADEELRQTVLVPVGVAMLAFPILLMAFGPAMAVASITAVIGLFVLYKGLGVDDYVADMPAEAKDALYSGRVSIVTYVVAAGLSLIGVFAGALRVSDPSAPTEGVLMPAMAFAFASVPWLAAAALAASTGRLLDEVIRNDNLRNSYLNLPFGVLAVGLVVRGFSAYFLQREAYVEPLVVPAMELGSLAVERIELDPGTRMALFVVAGIVVSLLGVRVSTYVTGSSLGEEFEDEELVD; from the coding sequence ATGAGTACGCTGGTAGTGTGCGTCGACCGCGACGACGACATCGGGACCAAGACCGGCCTCGACACCCCCGTCTCGGGGTGGGAAGCGGTCCGGTCGCTCGTGACCGAGGTCGGTCTCGCGGACCCCGAAGACGCCAGCGTCAACTGTCTGCTCGAATCCCTGCGCGTGGCCCGCGACCTGCGGGACGGCGACGAGGAGGTCTCGGTGGCGGTCATCTCGGGCGCGGCCGAGACGATGGTCGGGCGCGACCGAGCGGTCGCCGAACAGATGGACTCGCTCATCGCCGAGTACGACCCCGACTCGGCGGTGGTCGTCATCGACAGCGCGCAGGACGAGCGACTGGTCCCCATCATCGAGAGTCGGGTGCGGGTCGACGCGGTGGACCGCGTGGTCGTCCGGCAGGCCCGCGACATCGAGTCGACCTACTACCTGCTCAAGCAGTTTCTCGCCGACGAGGAGTTGCGCCAGACCGTCCTCGTCCCGGTCGGGGTCGCCATGCTGGCCTTTCCCATCCTGCTGATGGCGTTCGGTCCCGCGATGGCGGTCGCCTCCATCACCGCGGTCATCGGCCTGTTCGTCCTCTACAAGGGACTGGGCGTCGACGACTACGTGGCCGACATGCCCGCCGAGGCCAAGGACGCGCTCTACTCCGGGCGCGTCTCCATCGTGACCTACGTCGTCGCGGCGGGTCTCTCGCTCATCGGCGTCTTCGCCGGAGCGCTCCGGGTCTCGGACCCCTCCGCGCCCACAGAGGGCGTCCTGATGCCCGCGATGGCGTTCGCGTTCGCCAGCGTGCCGTGGTTGGCCGCGGCGGCGCTGGCGGCCTCGACCGGCCGACTGCTGGACGAGGTCATCCGCAACGACAACCTGCGCAACTCCTATCTCAACCTCCCGTTCGGCGTCCTCGCGGTCGGACTGGTCGTCCGGGGTTTCTCGGCGTACTTCCTCCAGCGTGAGGCGTACGTCGAACCGCTGGTCGTCCCCGCCATGGAACTGGGGAGTCTCGCGGTCGAGCGCATCGAACTCGACCCCGGGACGCGGATGGCGCTGTTCGTCGTCGCCGGCATCGTGGTGAGTCTCCTCGGAGTGCGCGTCTCGACGTACGTCACCGGGTCGTCGCTCGGCGAGGAGTTCGAGGACGAGGAACTGGTGGACTGA
- a CDS encoding diphthine--ammonia ligase, with the protein MTEYSAAADDAAASDGSWVSLFSGGKDSSWALYRALEEGLDVSRLVTVHPEGDSYMYHVPATRLASLAAESVGVPLVEVEPDDFEAADAEESGAQGDAELRPLEAALGELDSELPDGVAGVTAGAVESEYQTSRIEAMADRLDAEVFAPLWQEDPRELADAMLDAGFEITVIRVAAYGLDESWLGRTLDGEAIAELEDLNESHGVHILGEGGEFETLVTDGPHMERPIELEYETEWDGTRGTLQITDAWLGE; encoded by the coding sequence ATGACCGAATATTCCGCCGCGGCCGACGACGCCGCCGCGAGCGACGGGTCGTGGGTCAGCCTCTTCTCGGGCGGCAAGGACTCGTCGTGGGCGCTCTACCGCGCGCTGGAGGAGGGACTCGACGTGTCTCGCCTCGTCACCGTTCACCCGGAGGGCGACTCCTACATGTACCACGTTCCGGCGACGCGCCTCGCCTCGCTCGCGGCCGAGAGCGTCGGCGTTCCGCTCGTGGAGGTCGAACCCGACGACTTCGAGGCCGCCGACGCCGAGGAGTCGGGCGCGCAGGGCGACGCGGAACTCCGACCGCTCGAAGCCGCGCTGGGCGAACTCGACTCGGAACTTCCCGACGGCGTCGCGGGCGTCACGGCGGGCGCCGTCGAGAGCGAGTACCAGACCTCCCGCATCGAGGCGATGGCCGACCGACTCGACGCCGAGGTGTTCGCGCCGCTCTGGCAGGAAGACCCACGCGAACTCGCCGATGCGATGCTCGACGCGGGCTTCGAGATTACCGTCATCCGGGTCGCGGCCTACGGACTCGACGAGTCGTGGCTCGGGCGGACGCTGGACGGGGAAGCCATCGCCGAGTTGGAGGACCTGAACGAGAGCCACGGCGTCCACATCCTCGGCGAGGGCGGCGAGTTCGAGACGCTGGTGACCGACGGCCCGCACATGGAGCGGCCCATCGAACTGGAGTACGAGACCGAGTGGGACGGGACGCGCGGGACCCTGCAGATTACGGACGCGTGGCTGGGCGAGTAG
- a CDS encoding sugar phosphate nucleotidyltransferase gives MKAVVLAGGYATRLWPITKHRPKMFLPVGDSTVIDQIFAELEADERIDEVYVSTNERFADDFRTHLAESEFDKPRLTVEDTTEEDEKFGVVGALAQLFDRENITDDTLVIAGDNLISFGVSDFVDFFQAKDSPTLAAYDVGSRERAKSYGLVELDGDEVVDFQEKPEDPKSTLVSIACYAFTAETIPLLDEYLESGNNPDEPGWFVQWLQQRDSVYAYTFDEAWFDIGTPESYLEAVGWKLDGENEIADSATVENTTLGDNVHVMPGAEVINSSVNNSIVFPNATIQDCDIRDSIIDEKTRVENMDLSGALIGAHTQILNGE, from the coding sequence ATGAAAGCCGTCGTTCTTGCGGGCGGGTACGCGACTCGACTCTGGCCGATTACCAAGCACCGCCCCAAGATGTTCCTGCCGGTCGGTGACTCGACGGTCATCGACCAGATATTCGCGGAACTGGAAGCCGACGAGCGCATCGACGAGGTGTACGTCTCGACCAACGAGCGGTTCGCCGACGACTTCCGGACTCACCTCGCCGAGAGCGAGTTCGACAAGCCTCGCCTCACGGTCGAGGACACCACCGAGGAAGACGAGAAGTTCGGCGTCGTCGGGGCGCTGGCCCAACTGTTCGACCGGGAGAACATCACCGACGACACGCTCGTCATCGCCGGGGACAACCTCATCAGCTTCGGCGTCAGCGACTTCGTGGACTTCTTCCAAGCGAAGGACTCGCCGACGCTGGCGGCCTACGACGTGGGGTCCCGCGAGCGGGCGAAGTCCTACGGACTGGTCGAACTCGACGGCGACGAGGTCGTGGACTTCCAAGAGAAGCCCGAAGACCCCAAGAGCACGCTGGTGTCCATCGCCTGTTACGCCTTCACCGCCGAGACAATCCCGCTGCTGGACGAGTACCTCGAGAGCGGCAACAACCCCGACGAACCGGGCTGGTTCGTCCAGTGGCTCCAGCAGCGCGACTCGGTGTACGCCTACACCTTCGACGAGGCGTGGTTCGACATCGGCACGCCCGAGAGCTATCTGGAGGCGGTCGGCTGGAAACTCGACGGCGAGAACGAGATCGCCGACTCCGCCACGGTCGAGAACACCACGCTCGGCGACAACGTCCACGTCATGCCGGGCGCGGAGGTCATAAACTCCAGCGTCAACAACTCCATCGTCTTCCCGAACGCGACGATTCAGGACTGCGACATCCGCGACTCCATCATCGACGAGAAAACCCGCGTCGAGAACATGGACCTCTCGGGCGCGCTCATCGGGGCGCACACCCAGATTCTGAACGGCGAGTAG
- a CDS encoding DUF7344 domain-containing protein: MDGDPSVFDQQTAEVDLDDLFEVLADGQRRQLLAYLDSTDDDVAAFSELVDHVAEESGAVSNDDDERVAVNLHHNHLPKLEDANVVEYDPRSETVRYRGGPVVSDWVEMARTYESDH; the protein is encoded by the coding sequence ATGGACGGTGACCCGTCCGTTTTCGACCAACAGACGGCGGAGGTAGATCTCGACGACCTCTTCGAGGTCCTCGCAGACGGGCAGCGTCGTCAACTGCTCGCCTATCTCGATAGCACCGACGACGACGTTGCGGCGTTTTCAGAACTGGTCGACCACGTCGCCGAGGAGTCAGGCGCGGTATCGAACGACGACGACGAGCGGGTCGCGGTGAACCTCCACCACAATCACCTGCCGAAACTCGAAGACGCGAACGTCGTGGAGTACGACCCGCGCAGCGAGACGGTCCGGTACCGTGGCGGTCCGGTCGTCAGCGACTGGGTCGAGATGGCCCGCACGTACGAATCCGACCACTAG
- a CDS encoding bacterio-opsin activator domain-containing protein, producing the protein MRDTDTQTTRPEYTRQLEAIVESSTDAILVKDTEGRYQFANEAAASFLDREVDDMLGRTDRELFGAEVARELRDRERRVLDDETTATFEEALPVDDGERVFETTCSPYYDSSGDLAGTVSICRDVTEREVRERTLKDQRDELATLDRINEVAQEVVRTLIGEPSREEIERAVCDRLVETELYKTAWVGEPDPADEKMTELVGAGLNDAVHSLVEIIDVSEESAGPAARAYHGGEPQVIDDVGNDETLPAEMQAGLLDLGYNSGIVVPIRYGDTTYGLLGVGTERQSAFSQREVDAFDVLGEVIGFAIGAVKHRRLALSDTVVELTFRLTDRDSFYVAASEQLDCTVRLEGMTAGPAGRLLFYDAVSGTDPDAIFEFAEDWDGVENVRLVSEHGDEALFEFTMSGSSLVLTLSEHGAKTKAATSENGEGTVVAELPSDADVRSVVERVRAKYPGVELAAKRETERDLQTAREFRRDLDQRLTDAQRTALRASYFAGYYEWPRDSTAEEVAEALGISSPTFHQHIRKAQQELLAAFFDRNGDRP; encoded by the coding sequence ATGAGAGACACAGACACACAAACGACACGCCCGGAGTACACCCGGCAGTTAGAGGCCATCGTCGAGAGCAGTACCGACGCCATCCTCGTCAAGGACACCGAGGGTCGGTATCAGTTCGCCAACGAGGCCGCCGCGTCGTTCCTCGACCGCGAAGTCGACGATATGCTCGGCCGGACCGACCGCGAACTGTTCGGGGCGGAGGTCGCGCGAGAACTCCGGGACCGCGAGCGCCGCGTCCTCGACGACGAGACGACCGCGACGTTCGAGGAGGCGCTCCCGGTAGACGACGGCGAGCGCGTGTTCGAGACGACGTGTTCGCCGTACTACGATTCGTCGGGCGACCTCGCGGGGACCGTCTCCATCTGCCGGGACGTGACCGAGCGCGAGGTCCGCGAGCGCACGCTGAAGGACCAACGCGACGAGTTGGCGACCCTCGACCGCATCAACGAGGTCGCCCAAGAGGTCGTCAGGACGCTCATCGGCGAACCGAGTCGCGAGGAGATAGAGCGGGCGGTCTGCGACCGACTCGTGGAGACCGAACTCTACAAGACGGCGTGGGTCGGCGAACCCGACCCCGCCGACGAGAAGATGACCGAGCTCGTCGGCGCGGGGCTGAACGACGCGGTCCACTCGCTCGTCGAGATTATCGACGTGAGCGAGGAGAGCGCGGGACCCGCGGCCCGCGCCTACCACGGGGGAGAACCGCAGGTCATCGACGACGTGGGGAACGACGAGACGCTCCCGGCGGAGATGCAAGCGGGGCTGCTGGACCTCGGCTATAACTCCGGCATCGTCGTCCCGATTCGGTACGGCGACACGACCTACGGTCTGCTCGGCGTCGGGACCGAGCGACAGTCGGCGTTCAGCCAGCGCGAGGTGGACGCCTTCGACGTGTTGGGCGAGGTCATCGGGTTCGCCATCGGCGCGGTCAAACACCGGCGACTCGCGCTGTCGGACACGGTCGTCGAGTTGACCTTCCGACTCACCGACCGCGACTCGTTCTACGTCGCCGCCTCCGAGCAGTTAGACTGTACGGTCCGACTCGAAGGGATGACGGCGGGACCGGCGGGGCGCCTCCTGTTCTACGACGCGGTCTCCGGGACGGACCCCGACGCCATCTTCGAGTTCGCCGAGGACTGGGACGGAGTCGAGAACGTCCGCCTCGTCAGCGAGCACGGCGACGAGGCGCTGTTCGAGTTCACGATGTCGGGGTCGTCGCTCGTGCTGACCCTCTCGGAACACGGGGCCAAGACCAAGGCGGCGACCAGCGAGAACGGCGAGGGTACCGTCGTGGCGGAACTCCCCTCGGACGCCGACGTCCGGAGCGTGGTCGAACGCGTCCGCGCGAAGTACCCGGGCGTCGAACTCGCCGCCAAGCGCGAGACCGAGCGCGACCTCCAGACCGCCCGGGAGTTCCGGCGGGACTTGGACCAGCGACTCACCGACGCGCAGCGGACCGCGCTCCGGGCCTCCTACTTCGCGGGCTACTACGAGTGGCCGCGCGACAGCACCGCCGAGGAGGTGGCGGAAGCGCTCGGCATCTCGTCGCCGACGTTCCACCAGCACATCCGGAAGGCCCAGCAGGAACTTCTCGCCGCGTTCTTCGACCGCAACGGCGACCGACCCTAG
- a CDS encoding transcriptional regulator, protein MREADQTTRERIAAHLRETAASPSALAVEFDVTAGAAIDHVRHVAESLSASDEQLLVAPPECRDCGFSDFDDPANRPSRCPECKSESVEDPEFRIA, encoded by the coding sequence ATGCGAGAGGCCGACCAGACGACCCGCGAGCGAATCGCCGCCCACCTCCGCGAGACGGCCGCCTCGCCGAGCGCGCTGGCCGTGGAGTTCGACGTAACCGCGGGCGCCGCCATCGACCACGTCCGTCACGTCGCCGAGTCGCTGTCCGCCAGCGACGAGCAGTTGCTCGTCGCGCCGCCGGAGTGTCGCGACTGCGGCTTCAGCGACTTCGACGACCCTGCGAACCGGCCCTCTCGGTGCCCGGAGTGCAAGAGTGAGTCGGTGGAGGACCCGGAGTTCAGAATCGCGTAG
- a CDS encoding Rieske (2Fe-2S) protein, whose protein sequence is MDEDSRIADASEVPADSTLLFTVRDGLDEREAILTKNGDDEVAAFENYCQHWTDVRLDKGSGATKRDGELVCGKHGALFEADSGCCTYGPCEGAVLEDIGVTIEDGAVYLTDDDYEFVQVGSSMEYDLSSNRSLGFD, encoded by the coding sequence ATGGACGAGGACAGCCGCATCGCCGACGCCTCCGAGGTCCCCGCCGACTCGACGCTCCTGTTCACGGTCCGCGACGGCCTCGACGAGCGCGAGGCCATCCTGACCAAGAACGGCGACGACGAGGTGGCGGCGTTCGAGAACTACTGCCAGCACTGGACCGACGTGCGCCTCGACAAGGGCAGCGGCGCGACGAAGCGCGACGGCGAACTCGTCTGCGGCAAGCACGGCGCGCTCTTCGAGGCAGATTCCGGCTGTTGCACCTACGGCCCCTGCGAGGGCGCGGTCCTCGAAGACATCGGAGTGACTATCGAGGACGGTGCGGTCTACCTCACGGACGACGACTACGAGTTCGTGCAGGTCGGTTCCTCGATGGAGTACGACCTGTCGTCGAATCGGTCGCTGGGATTCGACTGA
- a CDS encoding UDP-N-acetyl glucosamine 2-epimerase — MSEPTEMEIHDDRLAAQMERGDYVLAVVTATKPDFYKQAPLVPAADQRDLPCFVLHTGQHYDDLLGHGLAEYGIEDRVAVDLGIRRDLSEKTAQVMTRIKRFAEVLEDRYPETTVLPIVHGDTLAAGVVPQAWMFATNQLVAHNEAGLRGMAPVSFDPDADPETVVARQWDGEWERNRAEPFPEQYDTFVGSAASLYHFAPTELNRQHLRDEGYPEAVGGRERIPVVGNSVVDAIEMKKDADLDESVFDVYPALEERDDWIRVDIHRRANLLSERFESIVDGVVGLVEDGHNVNFVELNATEVALREYGLREKLVRLADENDNFLFTGLWKKHAHVYEFLESGQCFAEFTDSGSMQEELNHIDEALCLTARFNTDRPETVFEANTNLLVPPVSGEFVRETVEYVYEDDRTRERMTEGPDLYGSDVGERIVDFLAERRDEDPFEWAHERQGYADDADREFDYL, encoded by the coding sequence ATGAGCGAACCGACCGAGATGGAGATACACGACGACCGCCTCGCCGCCCAGATGGAACGCGGCGACTACGTCCTCGCGGTCGTGACCGCTACCAAACCCGACTTCTACAAGCAGGCCCCGCTGGTCCCCGCCGCCGACCAGCGTGACCTGCCCTGCTTCGTCCTCCACACGGGCCAGCACTACGACGACCTGCTGGGCCACGGCCTCGCGGAGTACGGCATCGAGGACCGGGTCGCCGTGGACCTCGGGATTCGGCGCGACCTCTCGGAGAAGACCGCGCAGGTGATGACCCGGATAAAGCGGTTCGCCGAGGTGCTGGAGGACCGCTACCCGGAGACGACCGTCCTCCCTATCGTCCACGGCGACACGCTGGCGGCGGGCGTCGTCCCGCAGGCGTGGATGTTCGCCACGAACCAACTGGTCGCGCACAACGAGGCGGGACTCCGGGGGATGGCCCCGGTCTCGTTCGACCCGGACGCCGACCCCGAGACCGTCGTCGCCCGGCAGTGGGACGGCGAGTGGGAGCGCAACCGGGCCGAACCGTTCCCCGAGCAGTACGACACGTTCGTGGGGTCGGCGGCGTCGCTGTACCACTTCGCCCCGACCGAACTCAATCGACAGCACCTCCGCGACGAGGGCTACCCGGAGGCGGTCGGCGGCCGCGAGCGAATCCCGGTCGTCGGCAACTCCGTGGTGGACGCCATCGAGATGAAGAAGGACGCCGACCTAGACGAGAGCGTCTTCGACGTGTATCCCGCGCTGGAGGAACGCGACGACTGGATTCGGGTGGACATCCACCGGCGCGCCAACCTCCTTTCCGAGCGGTTTGAGAGCATCGTGGACGGGGTGGTCGGCCTCGTGGAGGACGGTCACAACGTCAACTTCGTGGAACTGAACGCGACCGAAGTCGCCCTCCGGGAGTACGGTCTCCGCGAGAAACTCGTCCGACTGGCCGACGAGAACGACAACTTCCTGTTCACCGGCCTCTGGAAGAAGCACGCCCACGTCTACGAGTTCCTCGAATCCGGCCAGTGTTTCGCCGAGTTCACCGACTCCGGGAGCATGCAGGAGGAACTCAACCACATCGACGAGGCGCTCTGTCTCACCGCCCGGTTCAACACCGACCGGCCCGAGACGGTGTTCGAGGCGAACACCAACCTGCTCGTCCCGCCCGTCTCGGGCGAGTTCGTGCGCGAGACGGTCGAGTACGTCTACGAGGACGACCGGACCCGCGAGCGGATGACCGAGGGGCCGGACCTCTACGGGAGCGACGTGGGCGAGCGCATCGTGGACTTCCTCGCCGAGCGACGCGACGAGGACCCCTTCGAGTGGGCCCACGAGCGACAGGGGTACGCCGACGACGCCGACCGCGAGTTCGACTACCTGTGA
- a CDS encoding aminotransferase class IV, with product MQYHVDGDLVPADEATVSVRDRGFMYGDAAFETLRAYGGRVFEWEAHADRLRRTCRALSLDHGLSDEELRGRIRETLAANDLDDAYVKLSISRGVQPGKLSPGPVEVPTVVVYVADLPRGGRPDRGGEPVWDGPATAAVVETRRIPDAALPAGAKTHNYLNGILARLELRDRNASGSGGAERAAPDEAIVRDADGNLAEGATSNLFFVSDGVLHTPSLDGPILPGVTRRVVLELAESEDIPVEEGTYGPADLRDADEAFLTNSTWEIRPLAAVEGPDGETAKFGAGPITDRLADAFDARVERDHYE from the coding sequence ATGCAGTACCACGTGGACGGCGACCTGGTGCCCGCCGACGAGGCCACCGTCAGCGTCCGGGACCGCGGGTTCATGTACGGCGACGCCGCCTTCGAGACCCTCCGGGCCTACGGCGGTCGGGTCTTCGAGTGGGAGGCCCACGCCGACCGCCTCCGGCGGACCTGTCGCGCCCTCTCGCTCGACCACGGCCTCTCGGACGAGGAGTTGCGAGGCCGAATCCGCGAGACGCTCGCGGCGAACGACCTCGACGACGCCTACGTCAAACTCTCGATTTCGCGGGGCGTTCAACCGGGCAAACTCTCGCCCGGTCCGGTCGAGGTCCCCACCGTGGTCGTCTACGTCGCGGACCTCCCGCGGGGCGGACGGCCCGACCGCGGCGGCGAACCGGTCTGGGACGGCCCGGCAACCGCCGCGGTGGTCGAGACCCGACGGATTCCCGACGCCGCCCTCCCGGCCGGCGCCAAGACCCACAACTACCTGAACGGGATTCTGGCGCGTCTCGAACTCCGCGACCGAAACGCTAGCGGGTCCGGCGGGGCCGAGCGGGCGGCCCCCGACGAGGCCATCGTGCGCGACGCCGACGGAAACCTCGCGGAGGGCGCGACCAGCAACCTGTTCTTCGTCAGCGACGGCGTCCTTCACACGCCGAGTCTCGACGGGCCGATTCTGCCGGGGGTCACGCGCCGAGTCGTCCTCGAACTCGCAGAGAGCGAGGATATTCCCGTGGAGGAGGGCACCTACGGTCCCGCCGACCTCCGGGACGCCGACGAGGCGTTCCTGACGAACTCGACGTGGGAGATTCGACCGCTCGCGGCGGTCGAGGGGCCGGACGGAGAGACCGCAAAGTTCGGCGCGGGTCCGATTACTGACCGACTTGCCGACGCCTTCGACGCCCGCGTTGAACGTGACCACTACGAGTGA
- a CDS encoding CinA family protein produces the protein MADDEDTPVEERIGDALRERDETVAVAESCTGGLVGSMLTDVPGSSDYFDRGFVTYSYDAKLQDLGVAREALDEHGAVSEPVARQMARGVRDAAGTTWGVATTGIAGPTGGSDEKPVGTVFVGVAYAGEWGTQESYAAVSRYEFDGDRREIKAQIARRALLDVLSEMESESVS, from the coding sequence ATGGCCGACGACGAGGACACCCCGGTCGAGGAGCGAATCGGAGACGCCCTGCGCGAACGCGACGAGACGGTCGCGGTCGCCGAGTCCTGCACGGGCGGTCTCGTCGGGTCGATGCTGACCGACGTGCCGGGGTCGAGCGACTACTTCGACCGCGGGTTCGTGACTTACTCCTACGACGCCAAGTTGCAGGACCTCGGCGTCGCCCGCGAGGCGTTGGACGAACACGGCGCAGTCAGCGAACCCGTCGCGCGCCAGATGGCCCGCGGTGTCCGCGACGCGGCAGGGACGACGTGGGGCGTGGCGACCACGGGCATCGCCGGCCCGACCGGCGGGAGCGACGAGAAACCGGTCGGAACGGTGTTCGTCGGCGTGGCGTACGCCGGCGAGTGGGGAACCCAAGAGTCGTACGCCGCGGTCTCCCGGTACGAGTTCGACGGCGACAGACGGGAGATAAAGGCTCAAATCGCTCGGCGGGCGCTGCTGGACGTTCTGAGTGAGATGGAGTCGGAATCTGTGTCGTAG
- a CDS encoding metal-dependent hydrolase: MNKEGHVLNAVLLSIGLGYVFHPSGDVPTFRAIAEMFVPIVLGALFPDVDTAFGKHRKTLHNLPVLAIVYAYTVYFNNLHFVWIGVATHYVLDVVGSKRGIALFYPYTKEYGLPVGVTVSSERATLVTVLISIAEVALVAAVVHYQLPVQDLTTTVAGLV, from the coding sequence ATGAACAAGGAGGGCCACGTTCTGAACGCCGTGCTGCTGAGTATCGGTCTGGGGTACGTCTTCCACCCGTCGGGCGACGTGCCGACGTTCCGGGCCATCGCAGAGATGTTCGTCCCCATCGTCCTCGGTGCGCTGTTCCCCGACGTGGACACCGCGTTCGGCAAGCACCGCAAGACGCTCCACAACTTGCCCGTGCTGGCGATAGTCTACGCCTACACGGTCTACTTCAACAACCTCCACTTCGTCTGGATAGGCGTGGCGACTCACTACGTGCTGGACGTGGTGGGGAGCAAGCGGGGAATCGCGCTGTTCTACCCCTACACGAAGGAGTACGGCCTGCCGGTCGGGGTTACAGTCTCCAGCGAGCGCGCCACCCTCGTCACGGTCCTCATCTCGATTGCGGAGGTCGCGCTCGTCGCGGCGGTCGTCCACTACCAACTCCCGGTTCAGGACCTCACGACTACGGTCGCGGGACTCGTGTAG
- a CDS encoding PHP-associated domain-containing protein — MTEGESFRVDMHAKVLDQRVVERAKARGLDALVYAPHFKRLPDVREEAEQYSDEDLLVVPAREVFTGSWRNRKHLLVLGLDEPVPDFVSFDDAMDEFERQGAAVLAPHPEFLNVSVSREDLAAYADRIDAVETYNPKHWPHQNERARSIAAEFDLPSFTSSYAHLRSTVGEAWTEFDRALDSAAELVAALKEGAPRRIVRRSGWRHELRCAAEFAHLGWENSYEKIDRLFLSGTEPTHPDHIAYDDRFDGVY, encoded by the coding sequence GTGACAGAGGGCGAGTCGTTCCGCGTCGACATGCACGCCAAAGTGCTCGACCAGCGAGTGGTCGAGCGAGCGAAGGCCAGAGGTCTGGACGCGCTGGTGTACGCGCCCCACTTCAAGCGCCTCCCGGACGTCCGTGAGGAGGCCGAGCAGTACTCGGACGAGGACCTGCTCGTGGTGCCCGCCCGCGAGGTATTCACCGGGAGTTGGCGCAATCGCAAGCACCTGCTCGTCCTCGGACTGGACGAACCGGTCCCGGACTTCGTCTCCTTCGACGACGCGATGGACGAGTTCGAGCGACAGGGCGCGGCGGTCCTCGCGCCCCACCCCGAGTTCCTCAACGTCAGCGTCTCGCGCGAGGACCTCGCCGCGTACGCCGACCGCATCGACGCCGTGGAGACGTACAACCCGAAACACTGGCCTCACCAGAACGAGCGCGCCCGGTCCATCGCCGCCGAGTTCGACCTGCCGTCGTTCACCTCCTCGTACGCCCACCTCCGGAGTACGGTCGGCGAGGCGTGGACCGAGTTCGACCGAGCGCTCGACTCGGCCGCCGAACTGGTCGCCGCGCTCAAGGAGGGCGCGCCGCGCAGAATCGTCCGCCGGTCGGGGTGGCGACACGAACTCCGGTGCGCCGCGGAGTTCGCCCACCTCGGGTGGGAGAACTCCTACGAGAAGATAGACCGCCTCTTTCTCTCGGGGACGGAACCGACTCACCCCGACCACATCGCCTACGACGACCGGTTCGACGGCGTGTACTAG